TGGGTAATAGGGTATCACGGAGTTTTTCTAGTGATTTTATTTGTTTTGAATTTGCTATTTCCTTGTCGAGTATAGGATTCATTTGTTTTGACATGGCTTCGATTTCTTCAGGAGAAGGAATCAAAACTATTGCTGTATCCAAGTCGCCGCGTTTGATATGCCCCATTGTGGTTGCATGGCTTCTTGAAATGGATATGAATTCATCAAGGTGGTGTTTGCACCACATGAGATAAAACCACTTTGGAAAATCATCTGAGGCAACCTTAAAAAGGTGTTGATTCAACACGCACCTTTCACCATCCCAAACTTTAACCATCAATGATGCTGACCATGCAAAAATTACATCACCATTTTCTACAATATATTCAGGTTTAACCTCGCTCGTAACCCAATCAGATGATTCTGAAATTCCATTGCTAAGTTCCTTGATTTTTAAAACTGGGAGTTTTTCTAAATCATTTTTAGGTGGAAATTTCTGACAAGCTAGACCATTCAAGAAATTAGCAACGTTGCTTAATGGCTTCTCCTCCCAATCCTCCTGTGCCTCCTCAATAAACCACTGGCGAAACAACGTTTCCGCCATCGCCTCCAGGGTTTTGTTCTGGCGGTGCAGAAGGTCGATTTTATCGTCTAGACTGGACAGGACGGAGGCTATGGCTTTTTGTTCTGGAAGGAGTGGAAGGGCTATTTCAAAGTTTTCGATCATTCCTTTTGTTAGCGCTCGTCTTGTAGCGCCTATTTCTGATTGCGATAAAAGCTCCTCTTTCATCGCTTGAAGCAAGTAAAGAATAAATAAATAATCGGCCTGTTCTGAATTCAAACGAACTATAGATACATGCTGATTAACTCTTGCGGGTAAGATCGAATTCGGTACTAAGCAGCATCGAGCCACACTATCTCCTGTTATGTTCAGTAATACATCATTTTTCTCAACAGTTACGTTTTTTAGTTCATAAGCTTGAGTTTCGTCAATGAAAGCTAAGCCATTTTTTGAAAACTGAAAGTCTAAAACATTTTGACTACGAATTAAGGATATTCCAGCTTCTTTGTAAGCATTACTCCCACCTCTTGGTGTAGCCCCACTACCAATTTTTGATGAAATTGCCCCAAGAGTAGTTTGATTCCACTCACTCATAACCTCACCTTCGCCAGATTTTCAGCAATGGCTTTATTCAGCTCGGCTTCTTCCGCTAACTGCGCGTCAAATTCTGCTTTCAGCGCAGTAAAGCGTTCCTTGAAATCGAAATCATCTTCTTCTATTGACAAGCCAACATAGCGTCCCGGTGTTAAGACATAATCCAGTTCCTTGACTCGCTCAATTGGAGTGGATGCGCAAAATCCCTTAATGTCTTCATACTCACCTTCACCGGTTCGCCAGGCATGGTAGGTGTCGGCGATTCCCTTAATATCCTCGTACGACAGTTCACGGGTACGGCGGTTAATTAGATACCCCATATTGCGAGCATCAATGAACAGAATTTCATTTTTGCATGGATGGCCGTTGCTTCTGGAACGGTTCATAAACCACAGTGCCGCCGGAATCTGGGTATTCAAAAACAACTTGGCGGGCAGGTTTACGATGCAATCAATTAAATTACCATCTTCGATTAAGGCTCTGCGAATGTCGCCTTCACCACTGGTTTTGCTGGTCAGTGCGCCTTTGGCTAAAACGATCCCGGCTTTGCCGGTTGGGGACAGGTGATAAATAAAATGCTGGAGCCAGGCAAAATTAGCGCTACCGGATGGTGGGGTTCCATATTGCCACCTGCCATCATTACGCAGTAAATCACCGCTCCAGTCGCTGTCATTAAAAGGTGGATTGGCAATAATGAAATCGGCTTTTAGGTCTTTATGGGCATCATTTAAGAATGATCCTTCGTTGTTCCATTTGACTTGTGAGCTATCAATGCCACGAATGGCCAGGTTCATTTTTGCCAGCCGCCAGGTGGTCTGGTTGCTTTCCTGGCCGTAAATGGAAATATCGTTGATTTTGCCCTGATGTTCTTCGACAAATTTTTCTGATTGCACAAACATCCCGCCCGAACCACAACAGGGATCAAAGACGCGACCTTTGTAGGGTTCCAGCATAGAAACCAATAATTCTACGATACTACGAGGCGTATAGAACTGTCCGCCTTGCTTGCCTTCCGCCAAGGCAAATTCACCGAGGAAATATTCAAACACATGCCCTAGAATATCGGCACTTCGTGATTTGGCATCACCAAGCGCTATATTGCCGACCAGATCAATTAGGCCGCCCAGATTAGTTGGATCAAGATTTTGCCGCGCATAAACTTTGGGTAATACGCCTTTGAGCGAAGAATTTTCTTTTTCAATGGCATCCATTGCGGCATCAATAAATTTGCCAATTTCAGGTTGTTTAGCTTTAGCAAGTAAAAATGACCAACGGGCTTCTGGCGGTACGAAGAAAACATTTTCCGCCTTGTATTCGTCCTTGTCTTCAGGATCGGCTCCGGCATATTCACCAACACCTGCTTGCAGTTTGGCGAAAAGTTCTTCAAATGAATCCGAAATATATTTAAGGAATATTAAGCCGAGTACCACATGCTTATATTCTGCTGCATCAATATTTTTTCGTAGTTTGTCAGCGGCTTTCCAAAGCTGTTTTTCTAACAGTTCTTCTTTGGTGTTTTTTGCCTTTGCCATGTGATGTCCTTTTAGTATTTATATTTAAAATGTATAAGATAAAAATATACTTGTGAAGTGTAATGAATATTTCATTATCAAATCCCCCCTCTACCGCCAGGTAAATGTCGGTAGAGTGTGGACGGGGCTACTTTTAACCGGGCAGCTACTTCCTCGACTGTAATATCAGGGTCGGCGAGCATGGCTTTAGCAGCCTGAATATCTTTATCCGTTAGAGCGGGTGGCCTCCCTCCTTTCTTGCCTCTGGCTCTGGCTGCATCAAGCCCAGCCTTGGTTCGTTCTTTGATAATCGATCGTTCAAATTCTGCTAATGATGCAAAAATATGGAAGATCAACTTGCCGCCTGATGTAGTGGTATCAATATTTTCAGTCAGGGATTTAAACCCTATCCCTCGATTTTCTAAATCTTCGACTGTTTCGATTAGTTGCTTAATAGAGCGAGCTAACCGGTCGAGTTTCCAGACAACAAGCGTATCCCCTTCTCTAATATATTCGAGAGCTGCTTTTAATTCTGGTCGATCTCGTTGAGCGCCGGAAGCCTTTTCGGTGAAAACCTTTTCGCAGCCTGCTGCTTCCAGTGCGTCAGTTTGTAAATCCTGTTTTTGATCTTGTGTCGAAACGCGAGCATAACCAACCAGCATAATAAAACCTCCCAAAACTCATATAAAGTATGGATTATTAAGAGATTAATTTCAAGAGACAGTTTTAAGATAACTTGAGCTATAAATAGGGTTGATTTGTTCACATCTTCTCAATTCTCTCAAAAACGAACGTTTTTGAGAGGGTTATAAACTACAAACGTCCTTTTGTAGTTTATAACCCTGACCTTTTCTGTTATCTTTTTCTGCATGGAAACCAAGAAATTCATAGCCTATTACCGCGTATCGACAGACAAGCAAGGCCGTGGTGATCTGATCCAGTCTTTTACCGAAATCGAAAGCGGTAGAAAAAATAACCGACCAGAATTACTAATAGCGTTAGATGAATGCCGAAAGAATAAGGCCGCTTTAGTTATTGCTAAACTAGGTCGTCTTGCTCGCAATGTTTATTTCATCAGTGGTCTGGTCTGATGGAAAGCAGTATGGAGTTCGTGGCTGTGGATATGCCGGAAGCCAATCGGCTCACCATTCATATATTGACCGCTGTGGCCGAACATGAACGGGAGATGATAAGTCAACGTACAAAGGTGGCTCTACAGGCGGCAAAGAACCGAGGGGTGAGGCTTGGTAGCCCTACCCCAAAAACGGGGCGGCTATCCGTTCAAAAGTGTTGCAGGAAAAGGCGGATCGTTTTGCCGAAAATGTGTTGTCCATTATCAAAGAACTACAACTCCAAGGTATTACCAGTTATAAAGCTTTAGCACGTACGTTGAATGTTTGCGGTATTCCAGCAACCAATAATTGTCAATGGTACGGTGCAACAGCGAAAAAGTACTATATAGAGCAGAACAATACGAGGCTTGAATTTACAAAAAATGTCATCATATCTGGTAGGATTAAATATAAGACAGGAGCAATTCCAAATGCCAGATGGTTCATACTCTTTTTCTTATCCGGGTGTCGATAATCAGACTCAAAATATCCCATTAAATAACGGAGACATACTTTTTGTTCTTGGTGCGAATGGAACTGGAAAATCGGGGTTAATTCATAAGATTTATACTCAGAATGCAGGTAAAGCAAAGCGAATTTCTGCTCATCGTCAGACATGGTTTAACTCAAATGCACTCGATTTTACTCCTGCAACTAGAATGCAAGCTGCACAAAATATAAATTCCAGAGATTCACAGATACAGTCCAGATGGAAAGATGAAAATGGTGTACAAAAGTCGCAGATTGTTATTTTTGATTTAATTAATGCAGAAAACGTTCGTGCGCGTGAAATAGCTAAAGCTATAGATCAGAATAATACTGCTCGTGCAGAAGAATATGCTAAAGCTAATCATCCGCCAATAGAAGTACTAAATCATCTTCTTCAGCTTTCAAATTTACCAATTAAAATTTTTGTTGAAAAAAATGAAAAAGTTTTTGCCAGAAAGAACAATGGAAATCCATACAGTATTGCCGAGCTTTCTGATGGAGAGAGAAACGCAATTTTAATTGCATCTGATGTATTAACAGCCGAAGAAAATACCTTGTTTTTAATAGATGAACCGGAGCGACATCTTCATCGTTCTATTATTTCCCCCCTTCTTTCTTCGCTTTTCCAAAAAAGGCCAGACTGTGCATTTATAATTGCGACTCATGATGTTGGTTTGCCCATGGATAACCCTGAATCTAATGTGTTAGTCGTACGTGGATGCGAGTGGAATGGATCGCAAATTTCTGCTTGGGATGCTGATCTTATATCAGCAGATCATGACATTGATTATCATGTTAAGAAAGATATTCTTGGTTCAAGGCGCACACTGCTTTTTATAGAAGGAAATCAAAATAGCCTAGACCAGCATATTTACCAAATTTTATTTCCTGATATATCTGTTATTCCTCAAGGAAATTGTACTGCGGTTGAGCGAGTTGTTAATGGTATTACTTCCACAGAAACCCTTCATTGGGTTAAAGCTTTTGGTTTGATTGATGCAGATGATAGACAACAAGATGAATTGGATAAATTGAAAGAAAACAATATTTTTTCTTTGCCATGTTATTCAGTAGAGTCACTGTATTATGGTACAGATATGATCTATCAAATTGCTCTTAAACAAGCGTCTGTAACAGGAGAGGACGCGGGTATATTGAAAAACACAGCCTTACAAGAAGCCATGACTGCGATTGAGCCACATAAAGAACGACTATGTTCACGTCTTTGTGAACGAAAAGTAAGAACCGAAATTAAATTTCCCGATTGGGAATATATTAAAAATAGAGACGATTTTGGGTTCGATTTAGACTTGAAATCGATCAGGGAAACGGAAATACAAAAATTCGATTCTTATATGGAAGCCCAAGATATCAATTCAATCATTGGGCGTTACCCAGTTAGAGAAACACCAATATTAAATAAAATTGCAGGAGCATTGGGTTTTCAGAATCGTGGAAAATACGAGAGTTCAGTCAGACAACTACTTATTGATAACGAAGAAGTCCGTATTAAAACACGAAATTTATTGGGTGACCTTGTAACTGTTATAAAAGGAGAACAAGAACCGACAGAAAGACTTTGCGCATAATACTAACATGCCCTTTTGATGGATATATGATCTGCTAACAATCCTAAGTGTTATCGTTTTGTCTAATTTTAAATGATTATCATATTCGAAATAGAAAATTTAGGAGAGTAGACTACATTTGCTTTTATCGAGGGAGCATTGGAGCGAGAAGACCGATTGTTCTATCAGCCTTGAATATAAACAGATTCATATGACTGAGAGAAACGTCCGACTGCTGGGTGGAATTCCCACTAACAACAAGAACCGCAACATACTAAAAGCAACCAAAACTAAGGAGGTGTCTATGAAAAAATTGATCCTCAAAATTCGCTATACGATAAGTTTGGCTGTAGGACTGTTGGTCTTAGTTGGCGCTGGAGGGGCACAATATATTTGTGCTCGATCCAATGCTTCTTTCCTATAAACATAAAACATTTCGATACTAATTGTCTAAAGTTAATCGCAAATACGAACAAAAGAAAAGTTTTCTCTACCATCATTTAAATGTTCTCATGAGAACATTTAAACCTAAATTTAGTATTAGCAAAAAAGTAAACAGTTGCGATAACATCTATCACCACATCAGAGTAAAGATGAATCATGAAGGGCTTTGCCCTCAGCCTTCGGCTTCACCCAAGGTATTTAAACCAAGAGTGATGCGGTAGGGGGCCGGAGCTAACCGGCTGCGAACGAGGGGTAACGTCTATGGTAACCAGGTGAGCTGGCCACGTTACCCCTTTTGTTTATGCAATAGGCTGGTTACAGCAGTTACTAGGCCACAAAGAGGGTAGATACCTAGTAAACATGCTATTCAGCCGTGATCTTCTTATATTCCTTATAAAGAAAGAATAGACCGCAAATATATACAATATTCGCGGCTATTAATTCAAGTTCCATAAAATACTGGCTAAAAACCATCCAGCCAACAAATATAATAAACAATAGCTTGAATACTAAAAGACCAGAATACCCCCAACGATTAATAAAAACACGTATAAAAGGGTTGGACTCATGACCACCGGCTGAAACGATTTTAATCGTGAAAAACAGGTCAATAAAATTCAGAAAAACGAAAAAAATTAAAAGGATAAAAATATTCAAAAAGTTAAACTTAACTTGTTTCTAACGTTGCATCCTTTATAGTCGAACTCATTCCAGATTGAAAATCAGATGATTTGGTTTTTTCTTTTTTTTCATCGCCATTAATATCAGAAGAACCACTTTTGGTCTCATCTGAATCAGCATCAGGGGAATAGTTTTTTAACCATTTCTTGAACTCTTTATCTCGCTTTAAATGATGTTCTAAAATAGCTTCAAGAACTATCGATTCATCACAACTCGGGTTAACTTCCTTCGCAGCTTTCACATAAAGATTAAAATTTTTAACCAAGTCTTCACGAAGTTTAAAATTGACACGAACAGGCTCAGAAACCTTTGGAATAGTCAGACTAATTGCCATGCATTATATCCTCTTTTGAATTGATAAGTTTTTTGTTTAATGCAAATCGTAATAACGCAGTATAGTATAATCTACGTGCGCTGCTTTGCTCTTTTGTTGCTAATTGTACGGCTTCATTTTTCAATTTTTCGGGTAATTTAAGATTAATAGTCAAGCCAGCAGACGGACTGGCATAAAAGATCGGATGATGTTCACCTGGAGCAATATTTTTGAATGAATCAATAAATTCTTTGATCGCTTTAGCATAGACTTCTTGCAATATTTCATCATGTACTTTTGTATAGTTTTTAATAGCATTCACTAGCTCAGGTTCAGCTTTAGTTTGTTGCAAAATTAGTGTCAAAACGCATTCCCCTATTGGCGTTATATGGTTCCAATATCATGTCTTTGTTAACAAAAACATTCACTGCAAATCCAGGGGCTATTGTTATTGTTGGCTGCCGATTTAACATTTTATCGACAATTTTTTGACCAGTTCTATTAATATCCTGCCCAATACTTGATACAAAACCTTGACTCAAAGTTGGACTAAAACCTGTCTGACTACCTTGCGAAGAGGTGACGGCGGCGGACATAATACTGGACAAAATAACCCCCCCAGCTAATTGTAACCAATGGCGGTCTACCTTGTCTTTAAAACCTGCATATCCAGTCAAATCAACACCAGGCATTCCTTCCAGATTGATAGATGCACCATTTGGCATAATTAACCGCTGCCAGACTACCAGAACACGTTCCTGACCGAAAGCAACACCAGAATCATATTGCCCAACCAAGCGCGTTCCTTGAGGAATTAATAGATAATTACCGGTCACAGTATCAAAAACATTTTCACGAACTTGCCCGACAATTTGACCTGGCAAATCAGAATTAATACCCGTGATCAATGTCGTTGGAATGATAGTTCCTGCTTTCACTTCATATGGTGAAACCGGATGAGTTATTGCGGCTTTTAAGTAAGCATTTGGTGAATCTTTACTGTATTTTTCAAGAAAGCTGGATTTATCGCTTTGTTTATTCTGTGAGTCCCATTCCGTCTTCTGTTTCAGAGCCGATAAATCGGGTGAATAAGTCGGTCGATTACCACGCAATGCAGAACGTCTTTCGGCTAAATTGGAATGTAATTCAGCTTGATTTTTTTCTGATAAATCTTGCTCTCTTTTTTCATTAAATCCTGGAAAAAAAACATCGGCTTTCATGGCCTGTATGCGTTCGGCTATCAGGCGTTGTTCTTCAGGGGTTAATTCACGTTTGGCTGGAGCAACGGGTCGTTTAAATGTGGTTGTTTTAGCAACCACACCGACATGCCCCATATCACCCTCAAGAGCTGGCCCCAGTTTAGGCACGGGCCTTGGAATCTCTGAATAGTTTTTAGGACCAGTTTTTACAAAGCCAGGCAGCCGATTATCATCGGCTGGAACCAGGTTATCTTCAGCAACACCTACATTATCAGGTTCACTCAGCATAGCGACAGCAAAAGCAATGATAATGATACCGATTGCAGCAAAAACAAGTGCGATAATCGGGCCTTGCTTTAACCGTCTAGGTTGAGCTGTGGACATTCTAAGTGAAGCACTATCCGGGCTAATTTTATCTGTTTCTGACATAATTTCATCCTTTTAAAATGTTCTCATGAGAACATTTTAAGAACCTTTGTTATCATTCATAATTAAAACAATTTCTTCGCCGCCTTCTTGGGCAATACGTAATTCAGCTTGATTAAACAGGCGATCAACAATGTAATAGTTTTCTTTTACCCGATAGTTAACCATCTGTAAGTCACCGTGCTTCAAAACATAAAGGGCAGGGGCTTCACTAGAGGCCAGTGCATCAGGAAATTGAATATAGGTCTTTTTGCCATTATCAAATACACGTACAGGTTTCCAGACTGGCGAGCCTTCATCGACTTCAATCGTGTAATTAAAATTAGCATGACTAATATCTACTGATGACGTTTGAATCATCTCATTTTCACGGCGTATTTCTTCTGCTTGCGCGGAATATAAATCCAGTTCATCTTGCGCGTAAATCCACGACACAGCCGACATATATGTTTTCTTATAAGAATGCAGCTCGATATGATACGTCCGTCTGTTGGTGGTTAATATCAGCGTAGTATTCAAGTCTGGTCGGGTTGGCTTAATGTATAGATGTTGAATCTTTTGGCCGTTTTTATAGGATGTACTGGAACCGGCTTTCCAGCGAACAGGATCACCGATACCAGGCTTGCCTAACAGCTCTTCACCTGGTTGCAATTGAATATCCGTCAGTTTAAACGGAGCACAAAAAATCTGATACAAGGCTCCTTCCGCATAATCGTATTGCATAATGGCATTGAAATAGCCGTAATGATCCGGTTTATATGTGGCCGCTGCATTAGCCGCTTCAATGATGCGATAAGGCGGCTTGTTGTTTGGCTTTTTCTTGCGATCTTCTTCGGAAAACGTTCTCAATTGATGCGCTGCTATGACCTTAGGAACGGTAACGACTTTAGGAACAGGTTCAATATATTCAGTTTTTACCGCCTTCACATAATCATCACGGCTGATGGGTTTTTGAGTAGCACAGCCATTGATAACAAAGGCAAATGAAAGAATAAATAGAGCATGTAAATACATAATTAATCCTTGAAAGTATAT
The DNA window shown above is from sulfur-oxidizing endosymbiont of Gigantopelta aegis and carries:
- a CDS encoding restriction endonuclease subunit S, with protein sequence MSEWNQTTLGAISSKIGSGATPRGGSNAYKEAGISLIRSQNVLDFQFSKNGLAFIDETQAYELKNVTVEKNDVLLNITGDSVARCCLVPNSILPARVNQHVSIVRLNSEQADYLFILYLLQAMKEELLSQSEIGATRRALTKGMIENFEIALPLLPEQKAIASVLSSLDDKIDLLHRQNKTLEAMAETLFRQWFIEEAQEDWEEKPLSNVANFLNGLACQKFPPKNDLEKLPVLKIKELSNGISESSDWVTSEVKPEYIVENGDVIFAWSASLMVKVWDGERCVLNQHLFKVASDDFPKWFYLMWCKHHLDEFISISRSHATTMGHIKRGDLDTAIVLIPSPEEIEAMSKQMNPILDKEIANSKQIKSLEKLRDTLLPKLMSGEVRIQYDKELKT
- a CDS encoding type I restriction-modification system subunit M, with the protein product MAKAKNTKEELLEKQLWKAADKLRKNIDAAEYKHVVLGLIFLKYISDSFEELFAKLQAGVGEYAGADPEDKDEYKAENVFFVPPEARWSFLLAKAKQPEIGKFIDAAMDAIEKENSSLKGVLPKVYARQNLDPTNLGGLIDLVGNIALGDAKSRSADILGHVFEYFLGEFALAEGKQGGQFYTPRSIVELLVSMLEPYKGRVFDPCCGSGGMFVQSEKFVEEHQGKINDISIYGQESNQTTWRLAKMNLAIRGIDSSQVKWNNEGSFLNDAHKDLKADFIIANPPFNDSDWSGDLLRNDGRWQYGTPPSGSANFAWLQHFIYHLSPTGKAGIVLAKGALTSKTSGEGDIRRALIEDGNLIDCIVNLPAKLFLNTQIPAALWFMNRSRSNGHPCKNEILFIDARNMGYLINRRTRELSYEDIKGIADTYHAWRTGEGEYEDIKGFCASTPIERVKELDYVLTPGRYVGLSIEEDDFDFKERFTALKAEFDAQLAEEAELNKAIAENLAKVRL
- a CDS encoding recombinase family protein, with the translated sequence MLVGYARVSTQDQKQDLQTDALEAAGCEKVFTEKASGAQRDRPELKAALEYIREGDTLVVWKLDRLARSIKQLIETVEDLENRGIGFKSLTENIDTTTSGGKLIFHIFASLAEFERSIIKERTKAGLDAARARGKKGGRPPALTDKDIQAAKAMLADPDITVEEVAARLKVAPSTLYRHLPGGRGGI
- a CDS encoding recombinase family protein: METKKFIAYYRVSTDKQGRGDLIQSFTEIESGRKNNRPELLIALDECRKNKAALVIAKLGRLARNVYFISGLV
- a CDS encoding recombinase family protein; this encodes MPEANRLTIHILTAVAEHEREMISQRTKVALQAAKNRGVRLGSPTPKTGRLSVQKCCRKRRIVLPKMCCPLSKNYNSKVLPVIKL
- a CDS encoding AAA family ATPase, coding for MPDGSYSFSYPGVDNQTQNIPLNNGDILFVLGANGTGKSGLIHKIYTQNAGKAKRISAHRQTWFNSNALDFTPATRMQAAQNINSRDSQIQSRWKDENGVQKSQIVIFDLINAENVRAREIAKAIDQNNTARAEEYAKANHPPIEVLNHLLQLSNLPIKIFVEKNEKVFARKNNGNPYSIAELSDGERNAILIASDVLTAEENTLFLIDEPERHLHRSIISPLLSSLFQKRPDCAFIIATHDVGLPMDNPESNVLVVRGCEWNGSQISAWDADLISADHDIDYHVKKDILGSRRTLLFIEGNQNSLDQHIYQILFPDISVIPQGNCTAVERVVNGITSTETLHWVKAFGLIDADDRQQDELDKLKENNIFSLPCYSVESLYYGTDMIYQIALKQASVTGEDAGILKNTALQEAMTAIEPHKERLCSRLCERKVRTEIKFPDWEYIKNRDDFGFDLDLKSIRETEIQKFDSYMEAQDINSIIGRYPVRETPILNKIAGALGFQNRGKYESSVRQLLIDNEEVRIKTRNLLGDLVTVIKGEQEPTERLCA
- a CDS encoding DUF5658 family protein, translated to MNIFILLIFFVFLNFIDLFFTIKIVSAGGHESNPFIRVFINRWGYSGLLVFKLLFIIFVGWMVFSQYFMELELIAANIVYICGLFFLYKEYKKITAE
- a CDS encoding TrbI/VirB10 family protein produces the protein MSETDKISPDSASLRMSTAQPRRLKQGPIIALVFAAIGIIIIAFAVAMLSEPDNVGVAEDNLVPADDNRLPGFVKTGPKNYSEIPRPVPKLGPALEGDMGHVGVVAKTTTFKRPVAPAKRELTPEEQRLIAERIQAMKADVFFPGFNEKREQDLSEKNQAELHSNLAERRSALRGNRPTYSPDLSALKQKTEWDSQNKQSDKSSFLEKYSKDSPNAYLKAAITHPVSPYEVKAGTIIPTTLITGINSDLPGQIVGQVRENVFDTVTGNYLLIPQGTRLVGQYDSGVAFGQERVLVVWQRLIMPNGASINLEGMPGVDLTGYAGFKDKVDRHWLQLAGGVILSSIMSAAVTSSQGSQTGFSPTLSQGFVSSIGQDINRTGQKIVDKMLNRQPTITIAPGFAVNVFVNKDMILEPYNANRGMRFDTNFATN
- the trbG gene encoding P-type conjugative transfer protein TrbG, whose translation is MYLHALFILSFAFVINGCATQKPISRDDYVKAVKTEYIEPVPKVVTVPKVIAAHQLRTFSEEDRKKKPNNKPPYRIIEAANAAATYKPDHYGYFNAIMQYDYAEGALYQIFCAPFKLTDIQLQPGEELLGKPGIGDPVRWKAGSSTSYKNGQKIQHLYIKPTRPDLNTTLILTTNRRTYHIELHSYKKTYMSAVSWIYAQDELDLYSAQAEEIRRENEMIQTSSVDISHANFNYTIEVDEGSPVWKPVRVFDNGKKTYIQFPDALASSEAPALYVLKHGDLQMVNYRVKENYYIVDRLFNQAELRIAQEGGEEIVLIMNDNKGS